A window of Microcystis aeruginosa FD4 contains these coding sequences:
- a CDS encoding glycosyltransferase family 2 protein: MNEFFSNSLISIIIPVYRGGQAFNNCLASLSTSLLAPTEVIVVVDGNDPQSYETAVSFGAEVLQLESNQGPAVARNQGAAMAKGDILFFMDADVTIHPDTLAKIAQVFHQDSTLAALIGSYDDQPGAVNFLSQYKNLFHHYNHQIGCEEASTFWGACGAIKRDIFEKMGGFDESYRHPSIEDIELGYRLKAHGYRIRLCKDIYVKHLKHWTFTSLLKADFFYRALPWTELIHRQQNFVNDLNLQWSSRWSVVFVYTLLFLLLASLWYFHLLLGVGVLVLGLVLLNLPVYKFFQQKRGLGFVILTLPWHWLYYLYSGLAFALGTGRYWLKRLA, translated from the coding sequence ATGAATGAGTTTTTTAGTAATTCCTTAATTTCTATCATTATTCCAGTCTATAGAGGCGGACAAGCCTTTAATAACTGTTTAGCCAGCTTATCCACCAGTTTGCTCGCCCCCACGGAAGTTATTGTCGTGGTTGATGGAAATGATCCCCAATCCTATGAAACTGCGGTCAGTTTTGGGGCAGAAGTCTTACAGTTAGAAAGTAATCAAGGGCCGGCAGTGGCAAGAAATCAAGGGGCGGCCATGGCTAAGGGTGATATTCTCTTTTTTATGGATGCAGATGTGACTATTCATCCCGATACTTTAGCAAAAATCGCCCAAGTATTCCATCAAGATTCTACCCTAGCGGCGTTGATTGGTTCCTACGATGACCAACCCGGGGCGGTTAATTTTCTTTCCCAGTATAAAAACCTTTTTCATCATTATAATCATCAAATTGGTTGTGAGGAAGCTTCCACTTTTTGGGGAGCTTGCGGGGCGATTAAACGAGATATTTTCGAGAAAATGGGCGGTTTTGACGAAAGTTATCGTCATCCTTCCATTGAAGATATCGAACTGGGTTATCGTCTCAAAGCTCACGGCTACCGCATTCGTTTGTGCAAAGATATCTATGTTAAACATCTCAAACATTGGACTTTTACTTCTCTGTTAAAAGCAGATTTTTTCTATCGCGCCCTACCCTGGACAGAATTAATTCACCGTCAGCAAAATTTTGTCAATGACCTCAATTTACAATGGTCTAGCCGTTGGAGTGTTGTATTCGTTTATACGCTTTTATTTTTGCTGTTAGCCAGTTTATGGTATTTTCATTTACTTTTAGGCGTGGGTGTGTTAGTCTTGGGCTTAGTTCTGTTAAACTTACCTGTTTATAAGTTTTTCCAACAAAAGCGAGGATTAGGATTTGTCATATTAACCCTACCTTGGCACTGGTTATATTATCTCTACAGTGGTTTGGCTTTTGCCCTCGGTACAGGACGCTATTGGCTGAAACGTCTGGCTTGA
- a CDS encoding glycosyltransferase 87 family protein, producing the protein MFLNKAIIFAQKKPILSILTLIFAWLAVAYLAKGFYTLAFDSSPSGARDLLERWQEQQYIYLGIYPYRMNPADINAELGRIRSGGYPPWAFLTGFFMFPPISSTLTRFYHVFLNLISLGILSRFAYQLGLPFGRMAAYFFVFTSLAISSNCTTLNNGQYGLIVNALLIIVYWLLQANKNYLAGVFMGIALVKPNISAPYLLSLVIKRKFKTVLLAFVYIISATFAIAHTTRLNFEKVIGSFLNQIKYVADDGVSSINIIIKFGISTEITLVLLTTIGLVLGIVIFQKLQHTSLLTLFACAAVIGRVFTYHRPYDDLMLVFLLLALLTLAFSYPSRLNIIIVSLVGLTLWLPLSIQNLASPYWSIFQNTIWLIALVYLLVNSWERENNADD; encoded by the coding sequence ATGTTCCTAAACAAAGCCATAATTTTTGCCCAAAAAAAGCCAATTTTATCGATTCTTACGCTTATTTTTGCTTGGCTGGCCGTTGCCTACTTAGCTAAAGGATTTTATACCCTAGCTTTTGATAGTAGTCCCTCTGGTGCCAGAGATTTATTAGAACGTTGGCAAGAACAACAGTATATTTATCTGGGAATTTACCCCTATCGCATGAATCCCGCCGATATTAATGCAGAATTGGGGAGAATTCGCTCCGGTGGCTATCCACCCTGGGCTTTTTTGACGGGATTTTTCATGTTTCCCCCCATTTCTTCGACTTTAACCCGTTTCTATCACGTTTTTTTAAATCTGATTTCTCTGGGCATTTTAAGCCGTTTTGCCTATCAATTAGGTTTGCCTTTTGGCCGAATGGCTGCCTATTTTTTTGTGTTTACTTCTCTGGCCATTAGTAGTAACTGTACCACCCTTAATAATGGGCAATACGGTTTAATTGTCAATGCTTTATTAATAATTGTTTACTGGTTATTACAAGCCAATAAAAATTATCTAGCGGGGGTATTTATGGGCATTGCTCTCGTTAAACCTAACATCTCAGCACCCTATCTTTTGAGTTTAGTAATTAAGAGAAAGTTTAAAACGGTACTTCTCGCTTTTGTCTATATTATCTCGGCTACTTTTGCTATCGCTCACACCACTAGATTAAACTTTGAGAAAGTAATCGGTAGCTTTTTAAATCAGATCAAATATGTGGCAGATGATGGTGTTTCAAGTATTAATATTATCATTAAATTCGGAATTAGTACAGAAATAACTCTTGTTTTATTAACCACAATTGGCCTAGTTCTAGGTATCGTGATTTTCCAAAAATTACAGCATACTTCTCTATTAACCCTGTTTGCCTGTGCTGCAGTTATTGGTCGGGTTTTCACCTATCATCGCCCCTACGACGATCTGATGTTAGTTTTTTTACTCTTGGCTTTACTAACCCTAGCTTTTAGTTACCCATCTCGCTTAAATATAATTATTGTGTCTTTAGTGGGATTAACTCTTTGGCTTCCCCTAAGTATTCAAAATTTAGCTAGTCCTTACTGGTCAATTTTTCAAAATACAATTTGGTTAATTGCCCTTGTTTATCTATTAGTTAATTCTTGGGAAAGGGAGAATAATGCCGATGATTGA
- the grrM gene encoding cyclophane-forming radical SAM/SPASM peptide maturase GrrM/OscB: MKKNLNIDWSDCGPITLVVVQPTSFCNLNCDYCYLPDRHLKNTLSLDLIEPIFQRVFSSRFLQNDFTICWHAGEPLAVPISFYESAFAKIAEVSEKYNQQGYCFRHSVQTNATYINDAWCQLFKKHDVYVGVSLDGPAFIHDIHRQNRKGTGSHAATMRGISFLQKHEIDLSVIAVLTEDSLDYPDEIFNFFWDHGLTDVAFNMEETEGIHSQSSLDKLGIEQRYRQFIARFWELVTAKQGEFKLREFESICSLIYADERLENTDMNRPFMIVNFDNQGNFSTFDPELLSIKTQPYGDFIFGNVLTDSLESICETEKFQKIYADMRGGVDLCRQKCDYFGVCGGGAGSNKYWENGTFNSTDTKACLYRIKCITDIVLDRLENLLEV, from the coding sequence ATGAAAAAAAACCTAAATATAGATTGGTCTGATTGTGGTCCAATTACCTTAGTAGTCGTGCAGCCGACTTCTTTTTGTAATCTCAATTGTGATTACTGTTATTTACCCGATCGCCATTTAAAAAATACCCTATCCTTAGATTTAATCGAGCCGATTTTTCAGAGGGTTTTTAGTAGTCGTTTTCTCCAAAATGATTTTACAATTTGCTGGCACGCGGGTGAACCCTTAGCAGTTCCCATTAGTTTTTATGAAAGTGCCTTTGCTAAAATTGCGGAAGTTAGCGAGAAATATAATCAGCAGGGTTACTGTTTTCGTCATTCGGTACAAACTAACGCCACTTATATTAACGATGCTTGGTGTCAATTATTTAAAAAGCATGATGTTTATGTGGGAGTCAGTCTTGATGGACCAGCTTTTATTCACGATATCCACCGGCAAAACCGCAAGGGAACTGGCAGTCATGCTGCGACGATGCGGGGGATTTCTTTCTTGCAAAAACATGAAATTGATCTGAGTGTCATCGCTGTTTTAACGGAAGATTCTCTCGACTATCCCGACGAAATTTTTAACTTTTTTTGGGATCATGGTCTTACCGATGTGGCTTTTAATATGGAAGAAACCGAGGGGATTCATTCACAATCTTCCTTAGATAAATTAGGCATTGAACAACGTTATCGCCAGTTTATCGCCAGATTTTGGGAGTTAGTCACGGCCAAACAAGGGGAATTTAAGCTGCGAGAATTTGAATCGATCTGTAGTTTGATTTATGCCGATGAACGCTTAGAAAATACCGATATGAACCGACCTTTTATGATTGTCAATTTTGATAATCAAGGTAATTTTTCCACCTTTGATCCGGAATTACTATCGATTAAAACCCAACCCTACGGTGATTTTATCTTTGGTAATGTTTTGACCGATTCCCTAGAATCTATCTGTGAAACTGAGAAATTTCAAAAAATTTACGCTGATATGCGCGGTGGAGTCGATTTATGTCGGCAAAAATGCGATTACTTTGGGGTTTGTGGGGGTGGTGCCGGTAGTAACAAATATTGGGAAAATGGTACTTTCAACTCCACAGATACTAAAGCCTGTTTATACCGGATTAAGTGTATCACCGATATAGTTCTCGATCGCCTAGAAAATTTATTAGAAGTTTAG
- the mltA gene encoding murein transglycosylase A, protein MKHLLTLLPLSLGLIALTPANLPLERLEISQLGTSTGYDERLLTDKKTLLQAIDHSLRYLNSSAAIRAYQNYPIPEITRQRVQRSLVRFRQLVQNSPTPAALQKAVKKEFIWYRSLGNDSQGNVKFTGYFQPIYQASRQKNAEYKYPLYRRPSNFSRWSKPHPARVELEGKDGLLGENSRLAGYELVWLKDRLEAYLVHVQGSAKLRLPNGQIMSIGFDGNTEHPYTSLGKEMIADGIFPAEGLTLPMVLDFLKNNPEQLKNYIPRNNRFIFFRETHGTPATGSIGVPVLPERSIATDKSIFPPGALAVIETEIPEGNLNKKLVSRYVLDQDTGSAIKGTGRVDIFMGTGKNAGDRAGLINTPGQLYYLLLRE, encoded by the coding sequence ATGAAACACCTTTTGACACTCCTCCCCCTCAGCTTGGGATTAATTGCCCTCACCCCCGCAAATTTGCCCCTAGAACGCCTTGAAATCTCACAATTAGGAACATCTACGGGATACGACGAACGACTGCTAACGGACAAAAAAACCCTACTACAAGCGATCGATCATAGTTTACGTTATCTGAATAGCTCGGCAGCAATCCGCGCCTATCAAAACTATCCTATTCCAGAAATAACTCGTCAGCGAGTGCAGCGTTCCTTAGTACGTTTTCGTCAATTAGTGCAGAATTCTCCCACTCCCGCAGCTCTACAAAAGGCAGTTAAAAAAGAATTTATTTGGTATCGTTCTTTAGGTAATGATAGCCAGGGAAATGTTAAATTTACTGGTTATTTTCAGCCAATTTATCAAGCAAGTAGGCAAAAAAATGCCGAGTATAAATATCCTCTCTATCGCCGACCGTCTAACTTTTCTCGCTGGTCTAAACCCCATCCAGCTAGGGTAGAATTAGAGGGAAAAGATGGTTTACTGGGGGAAAATAGCCGTCTAGCGGGATACGAATTAGTCTGGTTAAAAGATCGCTTAGAAGCTTATTTAGTTCATGTGCAAGGTTCGGCAAAATTACGTTTACCTAATGGTCAAATTATGAGCATTGGTTTTGATGGCAATACCGAGCATCCCTACACAAGTCTGGGAAAAGAAATGATTGCTGATGGTATTTTTCCTGCCGAGGGTTTAACCTTACCAATGGTTTTAGATTTTCTCAAAAATAATCCCGAGCAATTAAAGAATTATATTCCCCGCAATAATCGCTTTATTTTCTTTCGAGAAACCCACGGCACACCTGCCACTGGTAGTATTGGAGTTCCAGTTTTACCAGAAAGATCGATCGCTACAGATAAAAGTATTTTTCCCCCCGGTGCTTTAGCAGTAATTGAGACAGAAATTCCCGAGGGAAATCTTAATAAAAAATTAGTTAGTCGCTATGTTCTCGATCAAGATACTGGCAGCGCAATTAAAGGTACTGGGAGGGTAGATATTTTTATGGGAACAGGAAAAAATGCTGGCGATCGAGCCGGTTTAATTAATACTCCCGGTCAGTTATATTATTTATTATTGAGGGAATAG
- a CDS encoding hemolysin family protein has product MDNQDLLTRLILVFLLIVLNAFFVAAEFSLVSVRRTRVSQLVAAGDVPAQTVQSLQRSLDRLLSTTQLGITLSSLALGWIGESTMTVFVRKLLSFLPFSLNWQNLLSHGFSLCLAFLIVAYLQIVFGELYPKSLALIYAEPMARLLAAPIGVISRIFKPFIGILNQSTRFLLVLTRIPEVDLQRSSRVTSEELQLIISMEGELTGLEAAERKILNNVFQFGEITAAEIMVPHNRLIAISSTATFEELLLQVVNSGYSCYPVQGDSGDDIRGLIDFKDLALPLAEGQLNLKTPIKPWLKPVRFFPETTPLNELLTVMQESSLKMVIIVDEFGRTAGLLTLKDLIGEILGTFTPSDQSGIVEYQLLDESTFLVQAQMNLEDVNKALNLSLPLADEYQTLAGFILHHWQKIPKLGEQLYYQNLEFTIISKVGPRLEQIKIYRQQLSS; this is encoded by the coding sequence ATGGATAATCAGGATTTATTGACTCGTTTAATTTTAGTCTTTTTACTAATCGTCCTCAATGCTTTTTTCGTAGCGGCCGAATTTTCGCTTGTGTCTGTCCGTCGTACCCGCGTCAGTCAGCTAGTGGCTGCGGGAGATGTGCCAGCGCAGACGGTACAATCTCTACAAAGAAGTCTCGATCGCTTACTTTCCACTACCCAATTAGGCATTACCCTTTCTAGTTTAGCTTTAGGTTGGATCGGGGAGAGTACCATGACCGTTTTTGTGAGGAAATTACTAAGTTTTTTACCCTTTTCTTTAAACTGGCAAAATCTTCTCTCCCATGGTTTCTCTCTTTGTCTAGCTTTTTTAATCGTGGCCTATCTCCAGATAGTTTTTGGGGAACTTTATCCCAAATCCCTAGCTTTAATTTATGCCGAACCGATGGCGCGATTATTAGCAGCACCTATTGGCGTTATTTCCCGGATTTTTAAGCCTTTTATCGGTATTCTCAACCAATCAACTCGTTTTTTATTGGTTTTAACCCGTATTCCCGAAGTGGATCTACAGCGTTCTAGTCGGGTAACTTCCGAGGAATTACAATTAATTATCAGCATGGAAGGGGAATTAACGGGATTAGAAGCAGCGGAAAGGAAAATTTTAAATAACGTCTTCCAGTTTGGCGAAATCACTGCCGCGGAAATTATGGTTCCCCATAACCGTTTAATAGCTATTTCCTCGACCGCAACTTTTGAGGAATTATTGCTCCAAGTAGTTAACAGTGGCTATTCTTGTTATCCTGTGCAAGGAGATTCCGGTGATGATATTCGTGGTCTGATCGATTTTAAAGATTTAGCTTTACCCCTTGCCGAAGGTCAGTTAAATTTAAAAACTCCGATTAAACCTTGGTTAAAACCTGTGCGTTTTTTCCCCGAAACCACTCCTTTAAATGAATTACTGACAGTGATGCAGGAATCATCCTTAAAGATGGTTATCATTGTCGATGAATTTGGCAGAACAGCCGGTTTATTAACCCTAAAAGATTTAATCGGCGAGATTCTAGGAACTTTTACCCCTAGTGATCAATCAGGAATAGTGGAATATCAACTCCTCGATGAATCAACTTTTCTCGTACAAGCACAAATGAATTTAGAGGACGTGAACAAAGCATTAAATTTAAGTTTACCCTTGGCCGATGAATACCAAACTCTTGCTGGTTTTATCCTCCATCATTGGCAAAAAATACCGAAATTGGGAGAACAATTATATTACCAAAATTTAGAATTTACCATTATTTCTAAAGTAGGTCCTCGCTTGGAACAAATTAAGATTTATCGGCAACAACTATCCTCATGA
- a CDS encoding type II toxin-antitoxin system VapC family toxin, with protein MNYLLDTCVLSEYIKKTPNIQVIQWVDEQSEASLFLSVLTLAELKKGIIKIKQSQPSRYRKLEHWLNQIKQRFADRILPLSNNILDIWAKHCGESEATGRKLPIIDSLIAATAYQYNLVIVTRNIKDFNFTSTKVFSPWESLTKNGEN; from the coding sequence ATGAATTATTTATTAGATACCTGTGTTCTTTCAGAATATATTAAGAAAACCCCAAATATACAGGTTATTCAGTGGGTAGATGAACAAAGTGAAGCGAGTTTATTTCTTAGTGTTTTAACTTTAGCTGAACTCAAAAAAGGAATCATCAAAATAAAACAATCTCAACCATCTCGTTATCGTAAGCTAGAACATTGGTTAAATCAAATAAAACAAAGATTTGCTGACAGAATTTTACCATTGAGCAACAATATACTTGATATTTGGGCAAAACATTGTGGTGAATCTGAAGCAACCGGTAGAAAATTACCGATTATCGATAGCTTAATAGCAGCCACAGCTTACCAATATAATTTGGTTATTGTCACCCGTAATATTAAAGATTTTAATTTCACCTCAACCAAAGTTTTTAGTCCTTGGGAATCCCTCACAAAAAATGGCGAAAATTAA
- a CDS encoding type II toxin-antitoxin system RelE/ParE family toxin — MIVISFSKQDLLLPSIGELIRSSKKLHYWDSCFFLAFLKNEPDKIDERGNIPILGWLDSLPDKAQKLAELGHELRRPEADFLRDKIYELRVNFKGINYRIIYFFYKNQAVVISHGIIKEKEVPPLEIEQAIKNKAKFEKNPELHTYFQELL, encoded by the coding sequence TTGATTGTTATCAGCTTTTCAAAACAGGATTTGCTATTACCTAGCATTGGGGAATTGATTCGTTCATCAAAAAAGCTACACTACTGGGATTCTTGTTTTTTTTTAGCTTTCCTGAAAAATGAACCTGATAAAATTGATGAAAGAGGTAATATACCAATTCTAGGATGGCTTGATAGTCTTCCTGATAAAGCTCAAAAACTGGCAGAACTAGGACATGAATTACGCAGACCAGAAGCAGACTTTTTGCGAGATAAAATTTATGAATTGAGAGTTAATTTTAAAGGGATAAATTATAGAATTATTTATTTTTTTTATAAAAACCAAGCTGTGGTCATTTCTCATGGTATAATTAAAGAAAAAGAAGTTCCACCGCTAGAAATCGAGCAAGCAATTAAAAACAAGGCTAAATTTGAAAAGAATCCCGAATTACACACTTATTTTCAGGAGTTACTATGA
- a CDS encoding KGGVGR-motif variant AAA ATPase, which produces MRRRPLLTWFDIKRKIACETANGNDLPDGIVKISCFSSALEIGIQNQDDQHKANSILKEWFGDWYQESEQIIQLDIDNAPIPVEFILIDNSPCLSASIRPFWQEVAYLKANTDSEQSDSFLPNAYQDKPEIVAFYSFKGGVGRTLHLAAYILALLARAKEINKPVKILVIDSDLEAPGLTYWQRYENQEATVSLSNFLEVYQYPNPSLEVALSWVTQEIKKTAKQQNKSTLYFLPAFIEEEELLDTPILPENLARNPSGAWEVGDAIHQLGQKLAVDYIFIDLRAGLSEISSPILFDSRIQRFLVTTVNEQSWRGVRMVLEKIGLLAPSDSKVKDDNYYDPSIIISFLTPEVRNLSAFENILEQLQSAYVQPKDEILYIARLDIKETYFAQELLYINNWDEAQNKLSSTSLMELAREWAEDKLPSNSIASVTPSDNSLDDVKKLRDTCNKYIYAEKGEGEDLLITEPLKNLARNFQDKLPNVISIGAKGAGKTFNYIQLSRLQSWEKFLNKVDPQNQENSLENLGLIFPLLQSQNLNDHAKNILEQARQNVNNVLNNDYQFSSSDLRDRITQSLSNQDWNEVDWTNFWIKEISRVLGYNPENCQLHKLHEYLQQKNSKIIFLFDGLEDAFPNVANDNDNRERKALKALIDHLPNKLSEIRQSNLGLIVFLRRDFLRYTITQNSQQFENLYRNYDLSWNLESFLKLSYWLCIQSSVINAQSQDLFDCSIEDLKEKLERLWGKKLGADNAREAKSDNWIFAALTDFNGRLQARDIVRFLYHAANITVETKEEIQFSKWSNTRLLPPQAIRRALEPCSREKVRESEEEYPIFKSWVQKSLPTYSDKKIPFSLEQFKLDADTVNVLEQMGVIYEDKDKEDAVRYYMPEIFREGLGFSSQGARPRVIALKRKVLGKSNF; this is translated from the coding sequence ATGAGAAGACGGCCATTACTAACTTGGTTTGATATTAAAAGAAAAATTGCTTGCGAAACCGCTAACGGAAATGACTTACCTGATGGTATTGTTAAAATTAGTTGTTTTAGTAGTGCTTTAGAGATTGGTATTCAAAATCAAGATGATCAACACAAAGCTAACTCAATATTAAAGGAATGGTTTGGAGATTGGTATCAAGAATCAGAACAAATTATTCAGCTAGATATTGATAATGCTCCTATTCCCGTGGAATTTATTTTAATAGATAATAGTCCTTGCCTTTCGGCATCGATTCGACCTTTTTGGCAAGAAGTCGCTTATTTAAAAGCAAATACAGATTCAGAGCAATCGGATAGTTTTTTGCCAAATGCTTATCAAGATAAGCCAGAAATTGTTGCTTTTTATTCTTTTAAAGGTGGTGTGGGAAGAACCCTACATTTAGCCGCTTATATTCTTGCTCTCTTAGCAAGAGCAAAAGAGATAAATAAACCAGTTAAAATTTTAGTTATTGACTCAGATTTAGAGGCTCCGGGGTTAACCTATTGGCAAAGGTATGAAAATCAAGAGGCAACCGTATCTTTGAGCAATTTTTTAGAAGTTTATCAGTATCCCAATCCATCTCTAGAGGTGGCACTCTCTTGGGTAACTCAAGAAATTAAGAAAACTGCCAAACAGCAAAATAAATCAACTTTATATTTTTTACCCGCTTTTATTGAAGAAGAAGAACTCTTAGATACTCCTATACTGCCAGAAAATTTAGCTAGAAATCCGTCGGGTGCTTGGGAGGTAGGGGATGCAATTCATCAATTAGGGCAAAAATTAGCAGTAGATTATATATTTATTGATTTAAGAGCAGGATTAAGTGAAATTTCTAGCCCAATTTTATTTGACTCTAGAATCCAAAGATTTTTAGTAACAACAGTTAATGAGCAATCTTGGCGAGGTGTCAGGATGGTTTTAGAAAAAATTGGCTTACTAGCTCCCAGTGACTCAAAAGTAAAGGATGATAATTATTATGATCCTTCGATAATTATTAGTTTTTTAACCCCAGAAGTCAGAAATTTATCAGCATTTGAGAATATTTTAGAGCAATTACAGTCGGCTTATGTTCAACCAAAAGATGAGATTTTATATATTGCTAGACTGGATATTAAAGAAACTTATTTTGCCCAAGAGTTACTATATATTAACAATTGGGACGAAGCTCAAAACAAATTAAGTTCAACTTCCTTGATGGAACTGGCAAGAGAATGGGCAGAAGATAAATTACCTAGTAATAGCATTGCATCAGTCACACCTTCAGATAACTCCTTAGATGATGTGAAAAAACTCAGGGATACTTGCAATAAATATATTTATGCAGAAAAGGGAGAAGGGGAAGATTTACTCATTACCGAGCCATTGAAAAATCTCGCTCGTAATTTTCAAGATAAACTACCTAATGTTATCTCAATTGGTGCTAAAGGTGCGGGAAAAACCTTTAATTATATTCAGCTATCTCGCCTACAGTCTTGGGAAAAATTTTTAAATAAAGTTGATCCTCAAAATCAAGAAAATTCCCTAGAAAATCTCGGTTTAATATTTCCTTTACTGCAATCACAAAATTTAAATGATCATGCCAAAAATATTCTTGAGCAAGCACGGCAAAATGTTAATAATGTTCTTAATAATGATTATCAATTTTCCTCCTCGGATTTAAGAGACAGAATCACGCAGTCGCTATCAAATCAGGATTGGAATGAGGTTGATTGGACAAATTTTTGGATCAAAGAAATTTCGAGAGTTTTAGGTTATAATCCTGAAAATTGTCAATTACATAAACTGCATGAATACCTTCAACAAAAAAACTCGAAGATTATATTTTTATTTGATGGATTAGAAGATGCTTTTCCTAATGTTGCCAATGATAACGATAACCGTGAACGAAAAGCCTTGAAAGCTTTGATCGATCATTTACCCAATAAATTATCAGAAATTAGGCAATCTAATCTCGGATTGATTGTCTTTCTGCGTCGAGATTTCTTGAGATATACAATCACACAAAACTCGCAACAATTTGAAAACTTATATCGTAATTATGATCTATCTTGGAATCTAGAATCGTTTCTTAAACTTTCCTATTGGCTCTGCATACAATCATCGGTTATTAATGCTCAGTCTCAAGATTTATTCGATTGTTCAATTGAAGATTTAAAAGAAAAACTAGAACGACTTTGGGGCAAAAAATTAGGAGCAGATAATGCAAGAGAAGCTAAGTCAGACAATTGGATTTTTGCCGCTTTAACCGATTTTAATGGAAGACTGCAAGCGAGGGATATTGTGAGATTTTTGTATCATGCTGCTAATATTACTGTAGAAACAAAAGAAGAAATACAATTTTCTAAATGGTCGAATACTAGACTGTTACCTCCCCAAGCGATTCGACGAGCGCTTGAACCCTGTAGTCGAGAAAAAGTTAGAGAGTCTGAGGAAGAATATCCTATATTTAAAAGCTGGGTACAAAAAAGTTTACCTACATATAGTGATAAAAAAATTCCTTTTTCTCTAGAACAGTTTAAGCTGGATGCTGATACAGTCAATGTTCTTGAGCAAATGGGAGTAATTTATGAGGACAAGGATAAAGAAGATGCAGTTCGTTATTATATGCCCGAAATATTCCGTGAAGGGTTAGGATTTTCTAGTCAAGGTGCGCGTCCTCGTGTTATAGCTTTAAAGCGCAAAGTTTTGGGGAAATCAAATTTTTAA
- a CDS encoding DNA adenine methylase — protein MPKTAKKLSNSPFRYPGGKFYARKLILACLPSHHKYCEPFAGGASIFFAKESVAENILNDKDEELMNCYRHIKDHLDSLIELLKDLNATKELHNYYKNEFQPANDLERAMRWYYLNRTSYSGIMKLENCYWGYGDKYSMRPENWPSHLKTTSEKLQNVNLSCLDFEDLINQLPDDYFLFVDPPYFQADQNKFYSCFFSLEDHERLCKTLKKHQHRFKFLLTYDNCSEIREMYDWCISLQDNEWNYTINRTDDQKNGLKLEHGYQSERRKGKEVFIANYDLEKPARFTPLQLSLFDVS, from the coding sequence ATGCCTAAAACAGCGAAAAAACTTAGTAATTCTCCTTTTCGTTATCCCGGCGGTAAATTTTATGCCCGTAAGCTAATCTTAGCTTGTCTTCCCAGTCACCATAAGTATTGTGAACCTTTTGCAGGGGGAGCATCTATATTCTTTGCTAAGGAAAGTGTAGCAGAGAATATTCTCAATGACAAAGATGAGGAATTAATGAACTGTTATCGACATATCAAAGATCATCTTGATAGTCTAATTGAATTATTAAAAGATCTAAACGCTACCAAAGAATTACACAATTATTATAAAAATGAATTTCAACCAGCCAATGACCTAGAAAGAGCCATGCGTTGGTATTATCTAAATAGAACTTCCTACTCAGGAATTATGAAACTTGAAAATTGTTATTGGGGCTATGGTGATAAGTATTCTATGCGTCCTGAAAACTGGCCTTCTCACCTAAAAACCACTTCGGAAAAACTGCAAAATGTCAATTTATCTTGTTTAGATTTTGAAGATTTAATCAATCAATTACCCGATGATTACTTTTTATTTGTCGATCCTCCTTACTTTCAAGCAGATCAAAATAAATTCTATTCCTGCTTCTTCAGTCTAGAAGATCATGAAAGGTTATGTAAGACGTTGAAAAAACATCAACATCGATTTAAATTTCTTTTGACTTATGATAATTGCTCCGAAATTAGAGAAATGTATGATTGGTGTATTTCTTTACAAGATAATGAATGGAATTACACTATTAATCGAACTGATGATCAAAAAAATGGTTTGAAATTAGAACATGGTTATCAGAGTGAAAGACGCAAGGGCAAGGAGGTATTTATTGCTAATTATGATCTTGAGAAACCTGCAAGATTTACACCTCTACAATTAAGTTTATTCGATGTATCTTGA
- a CDS encoding helix-turn-helix domain-containing protein, producing MAKDNLAQFGRCLHNARIQKGLSQERLAEAANLDRTYISLLERGKRNPSLLCLISLCRALNISLSELFNTMSINSDVNTDDVRRFD from the coding sequence ATGGCAAAGGACAATTTAGCTCAATTTGGCAGATGTTTACATAATGCTCGTATTCAAAAGGGTTTATCCCAAGAAAGGTTGGCCGAAGCGGCCAATTTGGATAGAACTTACATCAGTCTTCTTGAACGTGGTAAAAGGAATCCTTCTTTACTATGCTTGATTTCTTTATGTAGAGCATTAAACATAAGTCTTTCGGAGCTTTTTAACACTATGTCTATAAATTCCGATGTAAATACTGATGATGTCAGAAGATTTGATTAA